TCGCCACACAGACGAACGGACAGGCTGATCACGCACGAAGGAGGAACCCGTGACCGACCCGCACCGCCCGATACTCACCGCCGCCCAACGGGCCGATGACGCAATGGACTTGTTCAACCGCGCCTCGGCGAAGCTGCGGCGGGCGGTGCCGTTCCACTCGGCGGTGTGGACGGCGGCCGACCCGCAGACCGGCCTGATCACGGCGCCGATGCTGGTGGAGGACCTCGGCTCCGGGGGGAGCTGCGCCGCGTACTGGGAGAGCGAACTCCTGGAGGAGAACGTCCTGCCGTTCCACGAGCTGGCCCGGGCGACCGTACCGGCAGCCGGGCTGCGCGCGGCCACCGGCGACCTGCCCGCCCGCAGCACCCGCTTCCGGCGCCTCCTGCGCGATCAAGGCGTGTACGACGAACTCCGCGCCGTGCTGAGGATCGACGGCCGGCCATGGGGCCTGGTCAGCCTGTTCCGCACCACCACCGCGTTCCGCCCCGACGAGATCGCACTCCTCGCCGGCCTCTCCCGCCCGCTGGCCGGACGATTACGCGACCTGGCGCGCCCGCCCCGGTCCACACCACACACCGACGCACCCGCGCCCGGGCTGATCCTCTTCGACGAATCCGGCCGGGCCACATCGATCAACGACGAGGCACGCCATCACCTGGCACTACTGCCCGAAGGACCCTCGTCTCCTTCACCCCTGGGAGCCCAGCTGCCCATCTGGGTGATCGGCGTGGTCCTCCAGGCCCGCGCCATCGCCGACGGACGCGACCACGGCAACGCCCGGGTACGCATCCAAACCACCGAAGGCCGCTGGCTGGTCTGCCACGCCTCCAGCCTGACCGGCCCCGGCGGCACACCCGGACCGGTCGCCCTCGTCATCGAGCCGGCGACACCCGCCGACCTCGCGGTCCTCATCGCCGACGCCTACGCCCTCACACCACGCGAACTGCAGATCACCCAACTCCTCGCCCGCGGCATGACCACCACCGACATCGCCGCCACCCTGGTCATCTCACCCCACACCGTCCGCGACCACCTCAAATCCGTGTTCACCAAGGCAGGCGTCTCCAGCCGCGGCGAACTCGTCGCCCGCCTCTTCACCGACCACTACTGGCCCGCCCTGCCCACCCCCACACCCCTCCCACGCCCCGACCGGCCCCCCGCCCACGCACGGTTCCCCCACATCTGACATGCCGGCGGGAGCCGCCATACCGAAGAAGCCGAAGCAGGCCCCAACCGGTAACCGGAGGAACCGTCCGACCCGCGCCGGCGGCGAACAGGGCCGCCGGGAACGGACCGGGTACACGATCCCGCCGGAGTCGAACTGCGACACCTGTGAGGTGTAGTTCCGGATTGCCTCGGCCGTCTGCGCGGTGATGTCGCCCGCGGATGAGGCGACGCGCAGTGCCAGGAGGTGGTTGCTGTCGTGGCAACCTGTCCAGCCACCACATACACCGCGCCTCGCCTGACAGACGGTCAGGCTTGAGTGTGTGAGGGAGTGACCACAGCCGGCTATTGAACCCTCATGTCGGCCGCAGTGATCGAAACGCCTTGGCCGGTGGTGGGTGGGTGTGCTGTGCTTCCCCTGCGTCCTGCGCATGGGTAGCGATCGCGACCGTGGCGTTTGCCGAGAGAGTGAGGGAATCGATGGAGTTCGTGTCTCACAATCCCACCGAAGGTGTCTACGCAGCCACCGACGACTATGTGCATGCTTTGGAAGTGCGAGGTGCCGGACGGCTGCTGTTCGTCGCCGGCACTATGGGGCTCGACCCTGCCGGGAAGCCGGGGGCCGATCTGGAGGAGCAACTCGACCTCCTCTGGTCCAACATCCGGGCCATCCTCGCTTCGGCCGGCATGACCGTGGACAATATCGTGCGGCTGACCAGCTACCTGCGGGACTCCGCCTACGCCGAGGCGAACGCTGCCGCTCGAACGGCTGCCCTGGGTGGCAGGCGCGTCCCGACCACCGCGATCGTTGCCACGACCCTTGACAGCAACTGGCTGGTAGAGATTGAGGTCGTGGCCGCGGGGTGATCGATTTCGGCCATGTTCGGCGGCTGGCTGTTCGTCGCGGGTGGTGGCCGTCCCCGTCGGGGACCTCGGACTGCTGCGGGTGCAACGGGGAGTCCAACGGCTGCACCGTCGTGGTCGATCCTCTGAGGCACCACGCCTGGCACGACTTGGGCGACCGTGACGGCATGACGGCCTCAATCGCATCGCGGATCTCGTCGTCATTGCGGTGAACCCGCCACCGAATGCGGTCCACGATGCGGCCCGGCCGCCGCCGGACGGTTGGAGTCCGGTGGTTCTTCGATTCGTGAGGCCTGCAGCTTGCGTTGGACGGCAAGGACGACTGTCGGTGGTGGGGCGTGAGGCTTGGGGCGGCGGCGTCGGTTTCTGGTGCAGTGACGGCCTGTGTCGCCGACACTCGCGGACCGTCGGGTTCCGCTGGGGCGAAGCAGGTCGACGAAGACCCGGCCTGGGGCGTGTGGAGGAGCCGAACTCGGCACAAGCGCCGCCAAGTTTGCGATAGCTTCACAGCAAATGAATGGCTCGATCGAATCGAACTGAACCCGGGGGAACCAAGAGCAATGCGACGCGCCATCGTGATGGGCGGCAGCTTCGCCGGCCTCAACGCAGCACAGGCACTCAGCCAGCACGTTGAGGAGGTTGTCGTGCTGGAGCCAGACGACATCGGCGAGGACGGTCTCGGGGAACGCAGCCCTCACCGGACTCAACTGCACGCTCTGCTGGCCATGGGCCACACACAGATCGAGAGCCGCTTCCCCGGCATCACCCAGGAACTCGTGGAGGCAGGAGCCCGGCTGGGTCAGGGACGCGACGTTCAGTTCTACGTCGACGGCGTCTGCAGACCTCCCGTCGACGGCATCCAGATGCTCGGAGCCAGCCGCCCCTTCCTGGAAGCGGCGGTGCGCAGGCGGGTCCTCGCCCTGGGTAACGTCCGCCTGGTCCACGGACACGCGCGGGGTCTGACCTTCGACGGCGAACGCGTCTCCGGTGCGCGTTTCTCCGAAGCCGGCTCTCCGCACCCCGAGCAGATGCTTGACGCCGACCTGGTGGTCGACGCGATGGGGCGTTCGAGCAGGGTTGCAACGTGGCTTGAGGAGGCGGGCCGTGGGCGGGTGCCGACGGACCGCATGCGCGTCGACCTCGGCTACGCCACAGCGTCGTTCACACGGGGCGACGAACTCGGCAGCACGGTCATCGCCCACTCGGCCCCGGGCCCCGCCTCCAACTATCAGCCAGGGCTGACTGAGCCCGGAGCGCTCGCAGCAGTGGAGGGCGGCCGATGGAGTGTGGTTGTCGCGGGCTACGCCGATCAGAGGCCCACGGATGATGTCGAGGACTTCCTCGCACGCATGCGGCGCTGCGTGGGTCCCATCCGCACCGTGGCACAGGCGTGCTCCATGATCGGCAAGGTCGAGACGTTCAACTTCCGTGAGAGTCAGCGTCGTAACTACCACGGCTGTTCCCATCTCCCGGGCGGGCTCGTCGTCCTGGGCGACGCTCTCGCGTCGGTGAACCCCGTCTACGGGCAGGGGCTCACCCTTGCAGCACTGCAAGCACACTGCCTTGACCGCTACCTCGGCTCCGGAGCTGACCTCCACGAGCCTGCGACGGCGTACTTCCGGCGCGCCTCTGCTTTCGTCGATGCGGCCTGGCAGTTGTCGACGACGGCAGACCTTGCCCAGCCCCACGTTCTCGGCCCCTATCCGCCCGGCTACCGCCTGATGAAGTGGGCCGGCGACAAGATCACCGGTGCCTCCGTCACCGATCCCGAGATCAATGACCTCTTCATGAACGTCGTCCACATGAAGGTGCCTCCGCGGCAGCTGACCTCGCCTGCGGTGCTTCTGCGAGCCCTCCGAGTTGGCGGCAGGCGCGATGCGTAGCTGGAGCTCCACCCTCGACCGCGCTGCCGTCGACACACCGTCGCTGAGGGCCGACTTCAGTGAGCAGCGAAAGCGTGTCGCCGAACGCTCCCGCGCCGAGTACATGGCGGCCCGGCTTCTCCTTCCCACCTCGCTCCTCCCCGACGTCGTGGCGGTCGTTGCCTTCATGCACGACTCGGACGACCTACTGGACCGCGCGCTGCCCGGCGAGGGGATCAGCCGTCTCGCCAGCTGGGAGGAGCAAACGCGAGAGGCGTTGCAGAGTGGCGATTCGCCGGACTCGACATTGCGCTGCCTTGTCAGCGCATGCGGGCGCCATCCTGGGCTCCGAGACCGGGTGGAGAGCTTCCTCCGCGGAGCGGCCGTTGAAGCCTCCTGGGTGGGATTCGGCTCGGAGGCTGAGTACAAGGAGTACGTCGCTGCCTACTCGCTCCCCGCCTTCATGCTCTCTGCATGTCTCCTCAGGCAGGGCTCCGAGGACGCAGCAGCGTACGAGGGCCATTGCCATGAGCTCATCGATGCGATGCAGAGGATCGACTTCCTCAGCGACCTGGCCGAGGACGTGGCTTCGGGACGACTGGGCATCAGCCTCGAAACTCTCGACTGTCACGGTCTGGCACCGGAGGACCTCAAGCGGGGCCTGTCGCCTGATTCATCGGCGTTGGACCAGCTGGTTCGGCAGCAAGTCGAACGCGCTGAGGAATCCCTTGCGGCTGCACGTGGCCTGACAACCATGGTCAACCCGGACTGCGGACCATTCGTGTCGGCCCTCTTCGAGGTCCAGGAGCTGAGAGCCCACGCGGTTCGACGGGCCGGCGCCTTGGTCCTCGTCGCGCCGCCCGACATCTCCGGTCTGAGACTCGCTCGGCTGTTGATCAAGTACCTGGCGAAGGCGATATGGAAGCGTGCGGCTACGGCTGGCGGTCAGTGAGCGGGCTGCCGGAGCTGAGGGGCTGTTGTGTCCCGCTAGGGGTGCTTGGTGGGGCGGCTGTTTCGGCGGATCGCGGTGGCTCCTGAGTGCGGTCCGTGGGGTTCAATGCTGGTATGGGGAACGCGTTGTGGGACCGGCTCTCGATTGAGGTGCAGGCGGAGGTGGACAGCCTCGTTTCGGCTGGGCGGAGTGTGCAGGCCATCGCCGTGATGCGTGAGCGTGCCGATCTACCGACCCCGGGTCTGCACGAGTGTGTCGACCTGGTGGAGCAGCGATTCAGGGTGTTTCGGCAGGGGTCGGCGAGCTGGTGATGATGCCGTGCCCAGTGGTCATGCGCCGCGCCGGTTCGGGGTCGATGCGCGGCGCGGGTGAGCCGGCTTCTGGGGGGTGGTCGCGGCAGGTGACCTCGACGTCGATGCCCGGGCGGGCGCCGTGGTCGATGGCTTGGCGTGGTGGCCGGTGTCGGCCCAGGCTTTGGTGATGCGGGGGTGATCGGCGGCGATGCTCGAGAGCACGTGGATGCCGCCGGCGTTGTCGGCGACGCTCGTGGCTCGTCACGCAGCCCTGGCCGGGTGATCGCCGGTGTCAGTGATCGCGGCTACGGTCTTCGGTCATGGGGTTCTCGGGGTCTTTCATCGTGGCGCGAGCCAGTCGGCCGCTGACGGAGTTGGCGGCGATGCGGGCCTTGGACTATGTGCCGCTCTGGTGGGCACGTGATGGCGAGTGGCAGATCCTGCAAGCGTGCCCTGTCACGGATCCGGATCCTTCGATCATTCGCGAGACGCGCGCTTCTGTCCTGGTCGCTCATGTGGTGGACAGCGACTTTGCGACAGTTCAGGCAGTGAGTCCCGATGGCCAGTCATGGCAATGTGCTCTGTCCCCGGAGATGGCGCGGGATTACGGTCTGCCCGGTGAGTGGATCGGCAATTCGGCCGAAGTAGGAGAACGAGCTGCGGCCTGGGCTCGAGGGGCCGGCCTTCAGCCGGACCCGGTGGCGCTCAGGACTGCTCTGGTGGCTGAGTGTGCTCCGCTGGCAGAAGACTTGGTCTTCGCGCTCGTTCACGCCTTGGGGTTCCGGTTCCGTGAAGGGTTCGGCCTGGCACCGCCAGCCGTGTGATGGGCGGCGCCCGTTCGCAACCCGCGCCCTGCTGACTCGCCATCGGAAGTGCTCGGCCCAGTCGCACGACCTGCTGCTCGTCGGTTAGCAGACTGTCTCCAGGACCTGCGTGCTCGCGGTACGGCCGGCTGTGCCACGGCCGAGAAGGCTCCATGAAGCGGACCTCACGATCGCCACGTTCCCCAGCCACCTGGGCCCGGCATTGCTCCGTGGACAAGGCCATGAAGCCGGTCCGGCAGGAGGCTTCTCCTCGCTCGTCGAACCGTCCGGCGACGTTGACGAGGTGGAGCGGTCCCTCGTTCTCACAGTGGGACTCCGCCAGGGGGTTCAGCAACACGAACCCCGGCGAGGGGACACGAGAACGGCCCACCACGTGTATCAGGTGGGCCGCCCTCGGCCCCTCACGCGGGACCCGGATCGGAGATCTCGTGGGCCCTGCGCCGGCTCGAAGAACGTGCCGCCCGGCCGCCAGGTCGTCCTCCGCAGCTACGCCGACGACGACATGCTCCGCTGCCCGGTGGTTTCCGTGGCCCGATCTCCGCTGAAGGCTCCCGAGGACTTCCTCGTCGGCCGTTCCGTCGTATTCTCCACCGAGGTCCTCGCGGCCGGGGCCGCACCGTGCACGGCCGTCTCAGTGCTGCGCCGCCCCAGCCAGGGACAAGTCCCAGTACGCGGCGTACCGGCCGCCGCGTCGCAGCAACTCGTCGTGGCTGCCCTGTTCGACCACCCGCCCGGCGTCGAGGAAGGCGACGTGGTCGGCCCGGCGCACGGTGCCCATGCGGTGCGCCACCATCACCACGGTCCGGCCCGCCATCAGCTCCTCGATGCCGGCGTGCACGGCCGCCTCGTTGACCGGGTCCAGGGCCGAAGTGACCTCGTCGAGCAGCACGATCGGCGCGTCCTTCAGCAGCGCGCGGGCGATGGAGACGCGCTGCCGCTCGCCGCCCGACAGCAGCGCCCCGCCCTCGCCCACGTGCGCCGACCAGCCGCCGGGCAACCGCTCGATCACCTCGTCGAGACGGGCCGCGGAGGCCGCGGCCCGTACCTCGGCGTCGGTGGCGTCCGGGCGGCCGAGGCGCACGTTCTCCTCGATCGTGCCGTCGAAGAGGTAGACGTCCTGGAAGACGATGGCGATCCGCGCCATCAGCGCCGCGGTGTCCATCTCCCGTACGTCCACGCCACCGATCCGCACCACGCCCGCCTCGACGTCGTAGAAGCGGGCGAGCAGCTGCAGCAGCGTCGTCTTGCCCGCGCCCGACGGCCCGACGACGGCGAGCCGCCGGCCCTCGGGTACGGACAGCGTCACCCCGTCGGCGACCGCGCGTTCTCCGTGCCGGAAGGTGACCGCGTCGAACACGACGTCGTGACCGGCCGGTTCGCGCGGCTCGCGAGGCTCCGGCAGCGGCTTGGTGGCGAGGACGTCTTCGAGGCGGGTGAGTTCGGCGCGGGCGGCGCGGATGCCACCACTCATCTCGGCGAGGGACAGCAGCGGGTCGGCGCAGCGGGCGGCGAGTACGAGGACCGCAAGCACCTCGGCCGCGCCGGCGTGCCCGCCGAGGGCGAGGTACGCACCGAGTGCGAGCAGCGCGGTGAACACCGCCTGCACGGTGACCGCGAGACCCAGCACACCTGGCAGCGCCGAAATGGTGGAGCGATGCGAGGCGCGGCGCAGTTCCTTCAGGGAGTCGTCCAGCAAACCGAATCGCTCACCGGTGCGGCCGCCGGCGCGCAGCACCGGCTGGGCCTGGAGGTACTCGATGACGCGGCCGGTGGCCGCCCGCTCGCGTTCCACGCGCTCCGTGTCGGTCGCCGTCGTCGCGCGGGCCGCGCGCAGCTGAACCGCGGCCACCAACGGCACGGCGGCCAGGGCGGCAAGCCCCATCTGCCAGTTGAAGGCGAGCATCACGGCGACGATCGTCAGCGGCGTCACGCAGGCGGAGATGAACGGCGCCAGCAGGTGCGCGATCACGCCCATCGCCTGCAGCACGCCCTGGCTGGCGAGGACGGACACCTCGCCGGTGCGGCCGGGTTGATACCAGCCGACGGGCAACCGGGCGAGGTGCTCGCCGAGGCGCTCGTACATGCCGTGCAGCATCGTCGTGCCCACGCGGAATCCGGAGCGGTCGCTGACGTACCGCAGCACCGCATAGACCGCGACCGCCGCGCCGAAGGTGGCCAGCCAGGGCCGGGCGTCCTCGGGTGTGCTGCCGAACAGCGCGCGCAGCACCGGCACCAGCAGGGCGTACGACAGTCCCTCGACGAGGGCGGTCGCCGTCATCAGGGCGACCGTGCGGCGCACCGGCCCGGCGTACTCCTGGCCGAGCACACGCAGCAGTGTGCTGATCATCGGGCCTCTTCCCCTTCCGTCACACCGGCGTGGATCTTCCAGAACTCGGCGAACGCGCCGTTTCGCGCGAGGAGTTCCGCGGTCGTGCCCCGCTCCACGATCGCGCCGTCGCGCAGCATCACGACGGTGTCGGCGTCGGCGATCGTCTCCAAGCGGTGGGCGATGACCAGCGTCGTCCGCTTCTCCCGGGTCTGCGCCAGCGCCTCGCGCACTGCCTGCTCGGTCTGCGGGTCGGCGAAGGCGGTGGCTTCGTCGAGTACCAGGACGGGAGCGTCCGCGAGCAGGGCACGGGCGATCGAGACGCGCTGCGCCTCGCCGCCGGAGAGGCGGGCGTCCTCGCCGATCACCGAGTCGTAGCCGCGGGGCAGTTCGACAATCCGGTCGTGGATGCTCGCCAGGCGGGCGGCACGGACAACGGCGTCGCGGTCGGCTTGCGGGACCGCGAGGGCGATGTTGTCCGCGACCGAGGCGCGCAGCAGCCGGACGTCCTGGAAGACGAAGGACACCCGCCGGTACAGCTCCTGGCTGCCCACTTCACGCAGGTCGACGCCGCCGAGGAGCACGGAGCCGTGCGACGGGTCGTAGAACCGCGGCAGCAGCTGCACCAGCGTGGACTTGCCGCTGCCGGACGGCCCGACCACGGCCGTGGTCGTCCCCGGCTCCAGCACCAGGTCGATACCGCGCAGCACCTCGCGCCCAGCCGCGGCGTCCTCGCGCCCCGCGGCACCCTCGTACCCGAAGCGGACGTCCCGCAGCTCCACCCGGTGTCCCTGGGGCGCCACCGGCCGTACGGGCTCGGGCAGCGACGGCTCGGCGAGTACGTCCCGGATGCGGCCGACGGCGCGCCGCGCGGCCTGCAGGTCGTCGAAACCGTGCCCGAGCGCGGCCACGGGCGCGGTCAGGCCGAGGCCGAGAAGGATGAAGGGCAGCAGGTCCGCCGGGGCCAGCCCGCCCCCGGTGATCCGGTACGCGCCGCCGACCAGCACCGCCAGCAGCACGAACGGCGGCGACAGTGCCACCTGCATCCCGGCGGCGACCCCGGAAAGACCGCGCACCATCCGGTAGAAGCTCCGGGTGAAGTCGTCCACCGCGGTACGGAACCTGCCGTGCGCCCGCTCCGACCCGCCGAACGCCTTCACCACCGCGATGCCGTGCACGAACTCGACCACCGACGCCGAGATCCGCCCCATCGCGGCGTCGAACTCCTTCTGCTCGCGCAGCCGCGCAGGGGTCATCATCAGCGGCACCAACGCGACCGCCAGCAACACGGGGATCAGCGTGATCAGCGTCAGCCGCCAGTCCACGGTGAAGAGGTAGCCGAGCGAGACCAGCGGCACCACGAAGGCGGAGACCAGCTCGCCCGGCGTGTGCGCGATGAACGGGTGCACGGCGCTGACGTCCTCACCGACCAGCTTCGCCAGCTCCCCGTTGCGCCGCCGCGCCAGCCAGCCGATCGGTACCCGCCCGAGCCGCGCGGCGAGTTGCCGGCGCAGCGACAGCTGCACCCGGGTGTCGAGGAGGTGCCCGACGCCGGACGAAGCGGCCGTGAACAGCAGCCGTACGAGCAGGCCTGCCGCGCCCGCGATCACGACGTCGCGCACGTGCCCGTCGTCGGCCGGCCCCGACGCCAGCAGCGTACGGCCGAGCTCGACGACCGCGAGCAGCGGCGCCAGGCCGGCGACAGCGCCGATGACCTGCAGGACGACGACGGCGGCGAAGCTGCCCGCGTACGGGCGCAACAGACGAGCCACGCTCGGTGGTGGCGGCGCGGTGATTCCGGTGGAAGTCATGCGCTCACCTTCACCGCGCCCACGACCCGCTGGATTGGACAAATGTTCCGTCCGGGCGCTGCGTCGGGCAGGCCCGTAGCATGGACGCATGTCAACTGCCGTGCGCCAGCGCGTCTCTGCCCCCGCGTGGCAGGTCACGCGCCCTGTCCGGCCCAGCCGCGTACCCGGCGTCGTCCTGGCGGGGCTCCGCGACCGCGGCCCGGCTCCGGTCGACCACCGGCTCGACCCGCACCCCGTGCTGACGCTGGCGCTGCCATGCGGCGATGCGGCGCCGGGCATCGACGAGTCGACGGGGCGGCAGCACCGCGGCAGCCTTGTCACCGGGCTCGGGTTCGGCGCAGGCGGTGCGGCACGGGTACGGGCCGCGAACGTCGAGTGGATGCAGGTGCGCCTGTCCCCCGCCATCGCGCACGCCGTGTTGAGCGTGGGCCCTGCTGAGCTGGAGAGCTCCGTGGTGACCCTGGACGACCTGTGGGGAGAGCGGCGGGCAGCCCGGCTGCGCGAGCAGCTGGCCGAGGCCGCCTCGTGGGAGGAACGCTTCGCGCTCGTCGAAGCGATCCTCGCCCGGCTGTCCTCCGCGGGGCCCGCCATCGAGCCGGAGCTGGCCTGGGCCTGGGACCGCATCATCGCCAGACAGGGCCAGGTGCGGGTCGAGGGGCTGGCCGACGAGCTGGGCTGGAGCCGGAAACGCCTGTGGTCCCGCTTCCATGCGCAGCTCGGCATGCCGCCCAAGCGCGCTGTGAAGCTCGTCCGCTTCGACCGTGCCGCCACCCGCCTGGCCGGAGGCCAGGAGGTGGCCAGCGTCGCGGCCGACTGCGGCTACGCCGACCAGTCACATCTGCACCGGGACGTCCTGGCGTTCACCGGTGTGACCCCCGCAACCGTGGCCGGCGGGTCGCTCGTCGCAACGGCCGACATGGCGTGGATGGACCACGTGCCACGCCTCCCGGCGCGCTGGGGCGATGCCCCGGCCTCCCGCATGCGCTGCGGCGCATAACCCGGGAATGACCATCTCACTCCGGATGCGCCACCGCAGGTCAGTGCCCCTGGAGACCCCTTGCGGGCGAGCGCTCAAGTCACCGGAACCGAGAACCGCAAGATCTTGGTGACGGGCTCCATCGCCCACAAGAGACCGGACCTTGCCCGCGCCCTTTTCCCGTCCCCCAATCACACAAGGTGGGACACCGCGACTCTCCATGCATGGGCGATGCGTGAGGGGTCGGTGGAGCGCGAGCCATCAGAAGCAGGACCGGCAGGACCAGCGATCACGCCGTGTGGCGATGACCTGGCTCAGGCCGCATCACGTGTCTGGTGGCTCATGCGTTCCTGCATGTGGCCGAAGAACTCCTCCGGTGGGGTCATTCCCGCTGTGACTCTGACGAACTCGTCCGAGGCCGAGGGGCTCTGGGACGTGGCGAGGAGCAGCTGCTCCATCTCAGGGGGTGGTGGTTCCATCGTCGCGAACTCGGCTGTGAACTCGTACATGCTCGTGACCTGCGCGTCCCTCGCCTCCTGGGTCGCCCGCATCGCTTCGTCGAAGGGCCGGCGGCCGGTGAGCACGTCGTCGAGTGCGTGGGCGCACCGCTCCGCGTCGCGGAAGGCGTCCTGGATGCCCTGGGCGGTGATCGGGTCCTTCAGGTATCCGGCGTCGCCGACCAGGGCCCAGCCGGGGCCATAGGGTTGGCGGAAGTAGTTGGGGACGGCCGTCCCGACGAACCGTTCGGTCCGCGTGGCCCGCGCGATCCGCTCGGCGAAGGCCGGCGCACGGGCCAGCGTGGCGTGGTAGTTGCCTTCCACGTCGCCGCGCTTGGCTTCGAAGTCACGCATGGGCCAGCCGGTGATGACCATCGCCTGGTCCTCATTGGTGGGCCACGCGGCGAAGGCGCAGTCACCGCGGTCGTAGGCCTCGAACCTTCCGTGCAGGGGCAGCCCGGACCAGTACGTGTAGTAGTAGGCGTTGATCTTCGGCTTTTCCGTGTAGCCGGCGGCACCGGTCGCCTTGGCGACGGACGAGTGGAGTCCGTCCGCGCCCACGGTGATTCGGGCGTGGTCGACGGAAGTGCTGCCGTCCTTGCTGTGGCCCTTGATCCCGGTCACCGTGGGGCCCTCGAACAGGATCTCCTCGACGGTGAAACCCTCGCGCACCTCGGCACCGGCTTCCGCGGCGGCGTCGACGAGGATCTTGTCGAGGACCGTGCGGCGCGGCGCGTACGAGGCGGCGAAGCCGTCTCCGGCCGGGGACCCGACGATGGCGAACGGTCCGAGGTCGTACGAGTAGGTGTCGATGGGCGGACATCCTGTCGCCACGACCCGCTCCAGCAGTCCCCACCGGTCCAGCGCGGCCAGGCCCGGCGGATGGATCAGGTGCGTGGAGATCGTGTCGCTCGGGAACGTGGCCCGGTCGACCAAAAGGACCCGGTGACCGAGTCGGGCCAGAAGCATCGCGGTCGGCGCGCCCGCGCAGCGTGCGCCGACGACGATCACGTCGTGGTGGTGGATTCCGCCGCCGGCTGGGCCGGGCGTGTCGCTCATTGCTCTCACCTGCCGATCGGACGCCTCGCGAGAGGGCGGCCGGCCGGGCGAACCGAAGGTGCCGGCCATCGCCGCTGCACGGTGCACGTCCCTTTCTACGCTAGAACACCTTCGGAACGCGGTCTCGGCGGGCGGGCCCGGACAAGACGGCCGCAACCCCGCGCCGGGCACGGCAGGGCCGAATGCTTCGATCTCACGCTTCGAGGTCGCCGCCGTTCTTGATCCACGTGAAAACACAACCTGCGATGTCCGAGTCCAGCATCACCAGGTCGAAGACGGCACGGTCCGCGCCGGCTCTTCGATCGATCGCGCAGTAGCCCCCACCACCAGGAGCTGCCCTGGAGGAACGATCCGTCATCCCAGGCAGCCGGACGCATTCACGGAAGTGCGGATGGTCGGCTCGCGCGTCGAGGCAGCAGCCCGGTGTAGCGGGTCACGTCCGGCGTCGTTGCTCGTGGTTATGGGCTCGAGGACGCACCAGCCGACTCCCTTGGTCGATTCCTGACCTTCGGCGCTCCCGCACTCGTCCAGGTCGCGTTGAGGGCGTCTGGACTGGTGGTGATCCGGTCCCAGGCACGACGTCGCAACCAGAGCTGAGCCGGGGTTCCTCACGTTCGTGGAGGCGGACGGGAAGGACGCGGCGGCGCCATACCTGAGCCACGGCTGCCGCTCGCAGCGAGCCAACCAGGGCCCCCTCAGAGACTTTCGCCGCCCGCCCCAAAGATCACCCGCCGTTAACGACCGCGTTCCGATGACTTCGGCAAGTCCCCATAGCGTTCACGACGTTCACATCGCTACTAAGGGGTAACATGACTGCTTTCGCTCTCGGAACCCTGACCGCGCTCGCCACCGCGTTCACCCTGACCACCAGCCCCGTGGCCCCAGTCCCCGTCACAGCCGCCGTGGAGACTCCCGCGGTCTTCGACGACGAGGCGGGCGGCAACGCCGACGCCGACGACCCAGCCGTGTGGGTCGACCCCAAGAACCCCGGCCGCAGCATCGTCGTCGGCACGCTGAAGGAGGCCGGTCTCGACGTGTACGGACTCGACGGGCGGCGCCTGCAGCACATTGCGGCGCCAGCGGCCCCCGGCGAGGACGCCAAGCCCGG
This sequence is a window from Streptomyces sp. HUAS YS2. Protein-coding genes within it:
- a CDS encoding ABC transporter ATP-binding protein, producing the protein MISTLLRVLGQEYAGPVRRTVALMTATALVEGLSYALLVPVLRALFGSTPEDARPWLATFGAAVAVYAVLRYVSDRSGFRVGTTMLHGMYERLGEHLARLPVGWYQPGRTGEVSVLASQGVLQAMGVIAHLLAPFISACVTPLTIVAVMLAFNWQMGLAALAAVPLVAAVQLRAARATTATDTERVERERAATGRVIEYLQAQPVLRAGGRTGERFGLLDDSLKELRRASHRSTISALPGVLGLAVTVQAVFTALLALGAYLALGGHAGAAEVLAVLVLAARCADPLLSLAEMSGGIRAARAELTRLEDVLATKPLPEPREPREPAGHDVVFDAVTFRHGERAVADGVTLSVPEGRRLAVVGPSGAGKTTLLQLLARFYDVEAGVVRIGGVDVREMDTAALMARIAIVFQDVYLFDGTIEENVRLGRPDATDAEVRAAASAARLDEVIERLPGGWSAHVGEGGALLSGGERQRVSIARALLKDAPIVLLDEVTSALDPVNEAAVHAGIEELMAGRTVVMVAHRMGTVRRADHVAFLDAGRVVEQGSHDELLRRGGRYAAYWDLSLAGAAQH
- a CDS encoding helix-turn-helix transcriptional regulator; the encoded protein is MTDPHRPILTAAQRADDAMDLFNRASAKLRRAVPFHSAVWTAADPQTGLITAPMLVEDLGSGGSCAAYWESELLEENVLPFHELARATVPAAGLRAATGDLPARSTRFRRLLRDQGVYDELRAVLRIDGRPWGLVSLFRTTTAFRPDEIALLAGLSRPLAGRLRDLARPPRSTPHTDAPAPGLILFDESGRATSINDEARHHLALLPEGPSSPSPLGAQLPIWVIGVVLQARAIADGRDHGNARVRIQTTEGRWLVCHASSLTGPGGTPGPVALVIEPATPADLAVLIADAYALTPRELQITQLLARGMTTTDIAATLVISPHTVRDHLKSVFTKAGVSSRGELVARLFTDHYWPALPTPTPLPRPDRPPAHARFPHI
- a CDS encoding ABC transporter ATP-binding protein, encoding MTSTGITAPPPPSVARLLRPYAGSFAAVVVLQVIGAVAGLAPLLAVVELGRTLLASGPADDGHVRDVVIAGAAGLLVRLLFTAASSGVGHLLDTRVQLSLRRQLAARLGRVPIGWLARRRNGELAKLVGEDVSAVHPFIAHTPGELVSAFVVPLVSLGYLFTVDWRLTLITLIPVLLAVALVPLMMTPARLREQKEFDAAMGRISASVVEFVHGIAVVKAFGGSERAHGRFRTAVDDFTRSFYRMVRGLSGVAAGMQVALSPPFVLLAVLVGGAYRITGGGLAPADLLPFILLGLGLTAPVAALGHGFDDLQAARRAVGRIRDVLAEPSLPEPVRPVAPQGHRVELRDVRFGYEGAAGREDAAAGREVLRGIDLVLEPGTTTAVVGPSGSGKSTLVQLLPRFYDPSHGSVLLGGVDLREVGSQELYRRVSFVFQDVRLLRASVADNIALAVPQADRDAVVRAARLASIHDRIVELPRGYDSVIGEDARLSGGEAQRVSIARALLADAPVLVLDEATAFADPQTEQAVREALAQTREKRTTLVIAHRLETIADADTVVMLRDGAIVERGTTAELLARNGAFAEFWKIHAGVTEGEEAR
- a CDS encoding RidA family protein; translation: MEFVSHNPTEGVYAATDDYVHALEVRGAGRLLFVAGTMGLDPAGKPGADLEEQLDLLWSNIRAILASAGMTVDNIVRLTSYLRDSAYAEANAAARTAALGGRRVPTTAIVATTLDSNWLVEIEVVAAG
- a CDS encoding squalene/phytoene synthase family protein, giving the protein MRSWSSTLDRAAVDTPSLRADFSEQRKRVAERSRAEYMAARLLLPTSLLPDVVAVVAFMHDSDDLLDRALPGEGISRLASWEEQTREALQSGDSPDSTLRCLVSACGRHPGLRDRVESFLRGAAVEASWVGFGSEAEYKEYVAAYSLPAFMLSACLLRQGSEDAAAYEGHCHELIDAMQRIDFLSDLAEDVASGRLGISLETLDCHGLAPEDLKRGLSPDSSALDQLVRQQVERAEESLAAARGLTTMVNPDCGPFVSALFEVQELRAHAVRRAGALVLVAPPDISGLRLARLLIKYLAKAIWKRAATAGGQ